A part of Salmo salar chromosome ssa18, Ssal_v3.1, whole genome shotgun sequence genomic DNA contains:
- the LOC106577548 gene encoding uncharacterized protein isoform X2 — MANCDYLQTQLTSVLNSLVKIAVVELLRIVEDSAVELRLEVSKSKFENEALKIENESNKNKLQSLEAELWTAGNRPCSICYRCVGIPARGKGGCVSPKRDRDAAGPPNSSEEDNASSWLQQSAHTMEETTAAMERDGIHIVVIKNEAGHEGTHRKKDTQAGSSTEGEQPCPKVDMVYGKEWSQSLWRDRDAVKEDSAGPSVTQRQWLTPGQSSSVDLRNLRRRRRVRTQPHPQRRGTYLRYTPEQRAKIARMCMEVGAQMAAAMMSEELGRRISPNTVRSMRISYEQTVESMGVQKVEDLPHLRPFRTDMFDEEITRFVMVRRRAGGQVSPSMLMVATRDIVMRRNPEMLAENGGHILISTNWARCWLRRLAGNRITSKR, encoded by the exons ATGGCGAATTGTGACTATTTACAAACTCAGCTAACATCTGTTTTGAACTCGCTTGTTAAAATTGCGGTCGTAGAACTACTGCGAATTGTAGAGGATAGCGCCGTTGAACTTCGTCTGGAGGTGTCCAAGAGTAAATTTGAGAACGAAGCACTGAAAATTGAGAACGAATCTAACAAAAATAAGTTACAGAGTTTGGAAGCAGAACTGTGGACAGCGGGAAATCGACCATGTTCAATATGTTATCGTTGTGTTGGTATTCCAGCTCGCGGTAAAG GTGGATGCGTCAGCCCCAAAAGAGATAGAGATGCTGCTGGTCCTCCTAATTCTTCAGAGGAGGACAATGCATCATCATGGCTGCAACAATCTGCTCATACCATGGAAgag ACTACAGCAGCCATGGAGAGGGATGGGATTCACATCGTTGTCATTAAGAACGAAGCGGGGCATGAAGGCACACATCGGAAGAAAGACACACAGGCTGGAAGTTCAACAGAAG GTGAGCAGCCGTGTCCCAAAGTGGACATGGTGTATGGCAAGGAGTGGAGCCAAAGCCTGTGGCGAGACAGAGATGCTGTCAAGGAGGACTCTGCAGGACCATCGGTGACCCAGCGACAG tggctTACACCTGGGCAGTCAAGCTCTGTGGACTTACGAAATCTGCGCCGGCGCCGAAGAGTAAGAACTCAACCGCATCCGCAAAGGAGAGGGACCTACCTCAGGTACACCCCCGAGCAAAGGGCCAAGATTGCGCGGATGTGCATGGAGGTGGGTGCACAGATGGCCGCAGCCATGATGTCTGAGGAATTGGGAAGACGCATCAGCCCCAACACTGTGAGGTCCATGAGGATCAGCTACGAACAGACGGTCGAAAGCATGGGCGTCCAGAAAGTGGAAGACCTACCCCATTTGAGGCCATTCAGAACAGACATGTTTGATGAGGAGATTACTCGCTTCGTAATGGTGAGGAGAAGAGCTGGAGGTCAGGTTAGCCCGTCCATGCTGATGGTAGCCACGCGAGACATTGTGATGCGCAGAAACCCGGAGATGCTGGCAGAGAATGGCGGTCATATCCTAATCAGCACAAATTGGGCCCGTTGTTGGCTCCGGCGGTTGGCAGGAAATAGAATCACGTCAAAGAGGTAG
- the LOC106577548 gene encoding uncharacterized protein isoform X1, translating to MANCDYLQTQLTSVLNSLVKIAVVELLRIVEDSAVELRLEVSKSKFENEALKIENESNKNKLQSLEAELWTAGNRPCSICYRCVGIPARGKGGCVSPKRDRDAAGPPNSSEEDNASSWLQQSAHTMEETTAAMERDGIHIVVIKNEAGHEGTHRKKDTQAGSSTEGEQPCPKVDMVYGKEWSQSLWRDRDAVKEDSAGPSVTQRQVKTVSAQKRRSVCVKKSVIEDEPADSSDAGTQHQNTTESCDVEKSCAFGSFKPESCLNFEENHFLTSPVNIMVQKCVKLPGAAAVMDTQLDKSKDFDNMNNSGRKKRGRKNGPCKGNVNYCFVCGEPQSKISRHLKQHEKENAEIAYVLSLDIASRQRKVLLEKLRNKGNFQHNTNVVNKGSGCLKVKRKPKPNSGAKRFEPCLYCKGMFIWQDVRRHMGRCPCRPEGGDKNQEHHYGKKRFLQSCYTGRVSSMFNKIDVQLTPDGGD from the exons ATGGCGAATTGTGACTATTTACAAACTCAGCTAACATCTGTTTTGAACTCGCTTGTTAAAATTGCGGTCGTAGAACTACTGCGAATTGTAGAGGATAGCGCCGTTGAACTTCGTCTGGAGGTGTCCAAGAGTAAATTTGAGAACGAAGCACTGAAAATTGAGAACGAATCTAACAAAAATAAGTTACAGAGTTTGGAAGCAGAACTGTGGACAGCGGGAAATCGACCATGTTCAATATGTTATCGTTGTGTTGGTATTCCAGCTCGCGGTAAAG GTGGATGCGTCAGCCCCAAAAGAGATAGAGATGCTGCTGGTCCTCCTAATTCTTCAGAGGAGGACAATGCATCATCATGGCTGCAACAATCTGCTCATACCATGGAAgag ACTACAGCAGCCATGGAGAGGGATGGGATTCACATCGTTGTCATTAAGAACGAAGCGGGGCATGAAGGCACACATCGGAAGAAAGACACACAGGCTGGAAGTTCAACAGAAG GTGAGCAGCCGTGTCCCAAAGTGGACATGGTGTATGGCAAGGAGTGGAGCCAAAGCCTGTGGCGAGACAGAGATGCTGTCAAGGAGGACTCTGCAGGACCATCGGTGACCCAGCGACAG GTCAAGACTGTTTCGGCTCAGAAAAGGCGGAGTGTTTGTGTAAAGAAGTCGGTCATAGAAGATGAACCTGCTGACTCATCAGATGCTGGTACCCAG CACCAGAACACCACTGAGTCCTGTGATGTGGAGAAAAGTTGTGCATTTGGAAGTTTTAAACCAGAAAGTTGTTTGAACTTTGAAGAAAACCACTTCTTGACTTCACCAGTCAACATCATGGTCCAGAAATGTGTGAAGCTACCAGGTGCAGCAGCTGTCATGGACACCCAATTAGACAAGTCCAAGGACTTTGACAACATGAACAACTCcggaagaaagaagagagggagaaaaaatgGCCCTTGTAAAGGCAATGTAAATTACTGTTTTGTATGTGGAGAGCCTCAATCAAAGATCTCCCGCCACTTGAAACAGCATGAGAAGGAAAATGCTGAAATTGCTTATGTCTTAAGTCTTGACATAGCTTCAAGACAGCGGAAAGTGTTGCTGGAGAAACTGAGGAACAAGGGAAAtttccaacacaacactaacGTCGTAAACAAGGGATCCGGCTGTCTCAAAGTAAAAAGGAAACCCAAACCGAATAGTGGCGCGAAGAGATTTGAACCTTGTCTTTACTGTAAAGGTATGTTCATTTGGCAAGATGTGCGAAGGCACATGGGAAGATGCCCTTGTAGACCTGAGGGTGGAGATAAAAACCAAGAGCATCATTATGGCAAGAAGCGGTTCCTACAGAGCTGCTACACTGGACGAGTGAGCAGCATGTTTAATAAAATCGATGTGCAGCTCACGCCTGACGGGGGCGATTAA